Sequence from the Aspergillus nidulans FGSC A4 chromosome III genome:
GCGGTTAATCTTGCTCCAGACATATCCGTCTGCGCGCCTAGACTTGTAACCAGGATTTCAagcctcgccttcttcaggatctGCGACGGTACCGAGATTGTAGGGACGAGGTGGTTCGAGATACTCTCCGACACTTCTCCGTATCTGCGCTTGTTAGCTAACTCACTGCGAACGTAAATGTAGGATGCCATGACTTATGGCATACCTAATCAGCAACCCCCTCTCCAAATCTCCATTTTCAGACACCGAATCCAACATATCCTCCCAATCCTCCCTCTCTTTCAAAGGATCAGCCAATAAGAGCCTGACCAGTTTCCTCGCGGCAACAACATCGTTCAAACCCAGAACTACGCATCCAACAAGTCAGCAAAGAAACAGTCCAGCCAGCTCAACCCAACTTGTCGTAGGTTAGAGATTTAAGGCAAGATGAACCCACCCGCAACCCTGATTAAAGGCTCCTCAGTCTCCAGTCCTCTTAGCGCCAGCTGCAGCCGACTCAGATTCACCTGCTCCGGCGCAATGCTCTGAAGTTGCACGAGCGACTCGTACACCTCCCTTAACCGCAAGGGAACATGGCGGGCTGTGTGAGCAGTTGTTGGGGCGGTCGAGTATAGTTTTGCACCTGGCCTTGCAAGAGAATTGAGACGTGATATTGGCGACGATTTATGTAGGTGCGCTTGCGTTCGGAACCGAGGAGCGGAGCAGGGCTCCCGACGCGTGGAGAGGTTTCGGCGCTGTTGGGTAGTTGCGCAGGATGAACACGGGGGAATAGTACTCGCGATTGAACCTCTCCTACGCCGTAGGCTCCTGGGAAACGAGCTGCGAAGATTGAGAGGCATTGAGAAAAGCTATGTGTAGttgagaagagggagggCGCCGGAGATTCTCCATTTGAAGAGGTTCAAGTCAGAGCCGGTCTTGGCAGATGGGCCAGGACCCGTGACTGCGCGGTAGCCCTACAGAAGCATACTTAGCGGATGCATTTTACGAGGTGTTTTAGATGGTGtatgaaagaaaaagagagacTTTCATAGTATGATTCATCAACTCATATGCCAGCGTCGCAGACGTTGGAGCTTGTGTGCAGGATATACATAGCCCCACGAGCTTGCATCTCAGTAAAAATATCAAGTACAGCTTCGTATATCTCATCGGACAAAAGAAAGGCGCAGGTGGAGCTCATCATATCATAGTCGTTCCAATGCCTAGACAAACGCCCTTCTTCCTGACATTAACCCCGTCCTATGAGATGGGGATTCCATACAGGTCCAAAAGCAGCAGACTACAACAATTGAGGGAGTAATTCGTGTTAGATGGTGTCTATAAGGGGAATAGACCAAGTCGGGGTTAATATCCAATTTTCGTCATATGTTCTAGTCCCGACTACCGTCTCGTTGTCGACGGGATTTTCCTGATCCGGCGGACCTATGGTTTATTAGCAGTTGATAGCCGCACGAGGACAATAAAACTCACATGCTAATGCGCCTTGCAACTGTGGCAAGGCCAGTATCGTTATCAGCTTCGTGTTGGGCGCGGTCAAGGGCGATGcgtctttcctcttcgcttcgTCTGACGACCTCATCGTGAGAAGGCGGGAGACGTTCGTTCTGTAAATCAACTTTGCGGGCATCTTCAAAGTTCGTGATGGCTTGCTTAATTCCTTCCGCACCAAGCATTAAAGTACCGGCAGGAAGTCGACCTCCAGCCGCGGTCTTAAGTTCCGTAACACGTTCAGACTCCTCACGCAGCACTTGGAAGACTCGAGACAACCGGCCAATGGCGAGaatcttgttcttgatagCACGTCGTTTGAACTCGGTACTCTCTGTATCCACTGTGTCCATCGGCATCGGTGGAGACGGCTCGGCAGGGGAGATGGTAGAGGGTGTCtcgtcttcaagctcttccttgGAGCAAGTGTTGAGAATGGCAATAAGCATGTCGGTAATCTTCTCACCGACAAACGGCAGAGACCAGGTGAACACATCCATGAAGTTGGGAAGCCAGTAAGGGTGAGGGGTGCAGTTGAATTGTCGGATGTTCATGACATTGTTCTCGTATTTCAGGACGGCGGCTTTGTTGTTGTATACATCCAAGTAGTTCGGTGCGCTGAAAATGGTCATGACACTGGGAAATCCTGTAGTCCGCGTCTTGCGGTACATGCGGTATCCCGCGTCCTGAGCCTCGTGAGCTCGAATGACTGAGAGCAAGTTGTTCTTCTCGAGGAAAGCACACGCGGCAGGGTATGAGAAAAAGTAGGAGCACCCTCGAACGCTATTATGAATAAAGTAGTCGCCAGTCTTCTCTTGACCGAAGTCCTCCAAAGGATCGGCCCAGAGGATATCGCACATGAGCCCGTGAGTTGGGGGTTCTCTGAATCGATCGATCTAGGCAGGTTAGCCTGACCCTGTTGAAGTATTCAGCATCGCGTAACATACCGATTTGATGTCTTCTAAAGTGTGCAGTTCAGGGCTCAAACCACCGTGAATACAGAGGAACTGCTTATTCATAaccgccgccagcggcagcgCGCAAAACGACTCAATGCAGGCTTCATAGATGCGCTCGCTATATTTATGCTTACATTCCAACTTGAAAGTAAAATAATCTGTCAAGTGTCGACATTCGTGGTTGCCGCGAAGCAACCAGAGTGTATTCGGATACCAGATCTTCAGTGCCCATAGGTACAGGACACACTGAAAAGGTCAGACAGGCCGAGTGATTAGAGGCAGGGAACTCACCTCAATACTGAAGTAGCCTCGATCGACATAGTCGCCCAGGAAAAGATAACGCGTCTCAGCAGGGTCTCCTCCCACCTCAAACAGCTTCATCAGATCGTAGTACTGCCCGTGAACATCACCGCACACAGTTATGGGCGCGTCCATTTCCAGCAGGTTGGGCTCCGACTTCAGGATTTGAGTACCCGCCTGTATAATCCATAGCGCCTGGTCCTCGGTAAGGCGACCCTCCCGATAGAAGTGTTGCTTGAGAAACTGGAGATTAGGTTTCGTTGGTTCTTCGGGGTCCCAAAACTGATCGTCTGATGGTTTGTTCAAGGCGGGTGCTTGCACCTCTGAGGAAACATCAATGTTCAGCTGCGGTATCACCAAAAGTTGAATCAATAGCACACACCTTTGACAACACGTTCTAGGGTGGACACCTGGGTGCCATCTTCCATGACATGCAGGGTGAAATCAATTTCCGGAACCGGCTGCTTATCGGCCACAGCGCGCGCTAGATTCCGATCCATCTTGGGCAATGGCGAGAATTATCTGGCAAGACAAATCGCAAGAACCTAGACTGCTCGTGAACACACCAAGACAGAACAGCCGGGGCGGGGAGGCGAGAGTCGGAAAAGGGGAGAGACGTTGGGTTGGCGGCGGTGGGGTTAAGCGCGGCGGATTTTCGAACACACGACAGAGACCGTCAGGGCGAGTTTCggttcaggaacagcttctCTTGTTGATCACGCGATAGGCTGCTCGAGAAGCATGTTCTGTCGCGGCTATCAAAGGAGATGTGAAATgtgggttgaggaggagagggaagaaattgaagaaTGGTGGTTAGAGAGCACAAAGAAGATCAACGCTGGAGCTGAGATGGAGACAGGCTAGCGGACTTAATCAGCACATCAACAAATCTAAGTGAGATCCAGGCCCAAGGCAGCACTCGTATTATTGCAGGCAGACCGATTTCATCAAAAAGCCCGAGACCCTGAAGCTTTGTAGTCTATAATTACGACACCCCCTCTGTGCAGTAGTACATATCGTAACGCCGACAGGTGTTAGGGGATTATCTACGGAGTACACCCACCCATTTCAGctttctccaagaacctATCCGACTCCAGTTCCTCATCACTTTTATCATTCTGCATATCTCCCCACGAGCATGATGTACGAATCATACCGTGCGTTTACCTCACGCTCCCCGCATGCCCCGGGTTTCCAACTAACGAAGCAGGCCCCCATCCACTCCTCGCCCAGGTTCCATTAACCGTTTCCCCATTCATCAACCTCCCTACTGCAGTCACCCTCCCATACACCTATAGATCCGTTCCGTCAACGCTCCCTCCGTCTGTCACTGTCGACCCAAACAACCCAGACGCTAAACCTCGCTACGTCATCTCAGCTAGCGGCGAGCACGCCGCAACACCGGAGGATATCCTCGCCTCATGCAAAGCCCTCGAGGAGcatctgaagaagacaaagacaGATGCGGACCAGGCGATCAAGCAATGGGAGGAGTCAATAGCTGCGCGAGAACTTGCAGAGAAACGCCGCGTAGCTCCTGGATGGCTTGATCGTGATGAGAAGCTTCTGCAGCCGAGCAATGCGACGCATCAATCCTCTCAGAGCCAGCCAAGTCAGAGCTTACTGGATAGTGCCGCGCCGGACTCTGCAGCGGCAAGGTTACCATCTATGGCTCCGAGgaatgaaggcgaagagctAGATAGGGCATTTGGGGGGCTCGACTTGAAATGATCACCGATGTATGCATCCGTTGTAAATACCAGATGCGCCGCCCATGGCCAGTTtacaggcagcagcagtgaaTAACTGCGTATATAATTGCCAAGTCAAtcaaggaggctgagaggcCTCGCGCAGTGGGACTCTTGCCgttccagcagcagaagcaacaGCAGAAGCAACAGCAGAGCAATCACGAGAATAAGCTACACAGAGCTCATTTGTTAGTGATAGCTAGCTACTTAACGTATATAATGAACTCTGGACGATGGACGACACGCAGATTATGCTAATATGATGATACGGCCAAACATTACCCGTTCAAAATTTTCGTGAGCAAGTCTCAATTAAGCAATTTAACATGTAATACTGTCTTTTCGCATTTGCACTATGTCTTATGTCCCTAGGTAGGGAGTACTTAGTCTGCGTGGTTCCGCTCCCCGCCAGTCTCCGCCGTCAAGCTTCGCTGCACCTCAACTTTGAATCCCAGCTTTGACAATTGTCTTTAACCGGCGCTTTAACTAGCCACCATGGAAATTCTATCCTCGCCTCCAAACGCCGACAGCTTCGTATCCATTGATACCTACCAATCGCGCACCCCAGAATCCTTCCACGACCGCACAATTCTCTACTACAATGCCTCGCAGTGCAGTCTACATGCGTTGAAGCGCGACCTCACCTCAACAACTGAACTGAAATCCCTGTGGCCTTCTGGGGAAGTCAACGGGTCAGCTCCTGGAATGCACGAAAGCAATGGCGAGGGTGATGCTGAAGACGAATCTGAGGAGGC
This genomic interval carries:
- a CDS encoding calcineurin catalytic subunit cnaA (transcript_id=CADANIAT00006237); the protein is MDRNLARAVADKQPVPEIDFTLHVMEDGTQVSTLERVVKEVQAPALNKPSDDQFWDPEEPTKPNLQFLKQHFYREGRLTEDQALWIIQAGTQILKSEPNLLEMDAPITVCGDVHGQYYDLMKLFEVGGDPAETRYLFLGDYVDRGYFSIECVLYLWALKIWYPNTLWLLRGNHECRHLTDYFTFKLECKHKYSERIYEACIESFCALPLAAVMNKQFLCIHGGLSPELHTLEDIKSIDRFREPPTHGLMCDILWADPLEDFGQEKTGDYFIHNSVRGCSYFFSYPAACAFLEKNNLLSVIRAHEAQDAGYRMYRKTRTTGFPSVMTIFSAPNYLDVYNNKAAVLKYENNVMNIRQFNCTPHPYWLPNFMDVFTWSLPFVGEKITDMLIAILNTCSKEELEDETPSTISPAEPSPPMPMDTVDTESTEFKRRAIKNKILAIGRLSRVFQVLREESERVTELKTAAGGRLPAGTLMLGAEGIKQAITNFEDARKVDLQNERLPPSHDEVVRRSEEERRIALDRAQHEADNDTGLATVARRISMKIPSTTRR
- a CDS encoding uncharacterized protein (transcript_id=CADANIAT00006238) — translated: MYESYLTLPYTYRSVPSTLPPSVTVDPNNPDAKPRYVISASGEHAATPEDILASCKALEEHLKKTKTDADQAIKQWEESIAARELAEKRRVAPGWLDRDEKLLQPSNATHQSSQSQPSQSLLDSAAPDSAAARLPSMAPRNEGEELDRAFGGLDLK